A genome region from Deinococcus roseus includes the following:
- a CDS encoding type IV pilus twitching motility protein PilT, with product MQTIQELLTQCVALGASDIHLRAKARPMVRIDGDMERIGEEELLPETVEGYCKAMMVRPGMWEDFVLKRDADFAYGISGVARFRVNAFWQRGTVGLIMRVVQNKDIPSFEDLGLNPTTFADLCNKDRGLVLVTGPTGSGKTTTLASMLDFINANYPVNVVTLEDPIEVLHRDKKASFNQRELGLDTLTFAAGLRAAMRQDPDVILIGEMRDKETVEAALSAAQTGHLVFSTLHTLDAIRTVNRIIDFFAPHERGQIRMGLSESLVGVVSQRLLSRKGGGRVLGLEVMVGTPTIRECVKDEDKLEQIKDALMEGSQIGMHTFDQHLAKLVQDGHMTREAAIDAATSPHELKMMIDFF from the coding sequence ATGCAGACCATTCAGGAACTTCTGACCCAGTGTGTTGCTCTCGGGGCAAGCGACATCCACCTGCGTGCCAAGGCCCGCCCAATGGTGCGCATAGATGGAGACATGGAGCGCATCGGCGAAGAGGAACTGCTTCCCGAAACCGTTGAAGGCTATTGCAAAGCCATGATGGTCCGACCTGGCATGTGGGAGGACTTCGTGCTGAAAAGAGATGCCGACTTTGCTTACGGGATTTCCGGGGTGGCCCGTTTCCGGGTGAATGCCTTCTGGCAGCGTGGCACGGTGGGACTGATCATGCGGGTGGTGCAGAACAAGGACATTCCTTCTTTTGAAGACCTGGGCCTCAACCCCACCACCTTTGCAGACCTGTGCAACAAGGACCGTGGTCTGGTGCTGGTGACCGGACCCACCGGATCGGGCAAAACCACCACCCTGGCCAGCATGCTGGATTTCATCAACGCCAATTACCCCGTGAACGTGGTGACCCTGGAAGACCCCATCGAGGTGCTGCACCGCGACAAGAAAGCCTCGTTCAACCAGCGAGAACTGGGTCTGGACACCCTGACCTTTGCCGCAGGCTTGCGGGCTGCCATGCGTCAGGACCCGGATGTGATCCTGATCGGAGAGATGCGCGACAAAGAAACTGTGGAAGCTGCGCTTTCTGCTGCCCAGACCGGACACCTGGTGTTCAGCACCCTGCACACCCTGGACGCCATCCGCACCGTCAACCGCATCATCGACTTCTTTGCGCCCCACGAGCGCGGCCAGATTCGCATGGGCCTCTCAGAGTCCCTGGTCGGGGTGGTCAGCCAGCGTTTGCTGTCTCGCAAAGGGGGAGGTCGGGTGCTGGGTCTGGAAGTGATGGTGGGCACCCCCACCATCCGGGAGTGCGTCAAAGACGAAGACAAACTGGAGCAAATCAAGGACGCCCTGATGGAGGGTTCTCAGATTGGCATGCACACCTTCGACCAGCACCTGGCCAAACTGGTGCAGGATGGTCACATGACCAGAGAAGCGGCCATTGATGCTGCCACCAGTCCGCACGAACTCAAGATGATGATTGACTTCTTCTGA
- a CDS encoding response regulator: MPDPHPHVLIVEDEKSLRNMLRRFLTLNDYEVHFAADFNEALNSLFDHSHFDVILLDVNFPGGTGLDLLPFIQKHCPDTPVIMVSAEHDADLIQSTLEHGAREFIQKPFSLEVLLGRMEHHMHQAS; the protein is encoded by the coding sequence ATGCCTGATCCCCACCCACACGTTCTGATCGTTGAAGATGAGAAATCCCTCAGAAACATGCTGCGCAGATTTTTGACCCTCAACGATTATGAGGTGCACTTTGCAGCAGATTTCAACGAAGCCCTCAATTCTCTTTTTGACCACAGCCATTTCGATGTGATTCTGCTTGATGTCAATTTTCCGGGTGGAACCGGGCTGGATTTGCTGCCTTTCATTCAGAAGCACTGCCCGGACACCCCAGTGATCATGGTGTCTGCAGAACACGATGCAGACCTGATCCAGTCCACGCTGGAGCATGGAGCCAGAGAGTTCATCCAGAAACCTTTCAGCCTGGAAGTGTTGCTGGGACGCATGGAACACCACATGCATCAGGCTTCCTGA